From one Butyricimonas faecihominis genomic stretch:
- a CDS encoding TolC family protein, translating to MKTYKLYILGWMLLGTLTTRAQNSIDQVLKSIETNNKSLQANTKMTDAQKLEAQTGKFLANPSVEWEQMWGNRNNPGSEYTLTVKQSLDFPTTYSNKNKLANLKANTIGFQSAAYRQQLLLNAKQTCIEIIYLRKQKSLLDERLANAETMFALYKKRFESGDANQLELNKIQLELLNAQNQSRLNKAALTAAEEQLRNFNGGNPITFDATDYPTGEELINFDQLQAAFMEADPNLKSLTGDQEIANREVKLSRSLTLPKFDVGYKRNAAKDHVASNGFMVGVSIPLFENKNTVKKAKAQAEFATASLEDNRLNLKTNLQQLYQQAEALQISRADYAKVLEQQRNIELLNKALNAGQLSVIDYFTELTTIYDSHQSYLDVEKEYHSILAQLYQYKL from the coding sequence ATGAAAACATATAAATTGTACATACTCGGATGGATGCTTTTGGGTACTCTCACCACGAGAGCCCAAAATAGCATCGATCAAGTGCTGAAAAGCATTGAAACCAACAACAAGTCATTGCAAGCTAACACGAAAATGACCGATGCTCAAAAGTTGGAGGCCCAAACCGGAAAGTTCCTTGCCAACCCCTCGGTGGAATGGGAACAGATGTGGGGTAACCGCAACAATCCCGGTTCGGAGTACACGTTGACGGTAAAACAATCGCTGGATTTCCCAACGACCTACTCGAACAAAAACAAACTGGCAAATTTAAAAGCAAACACGATCGGTTTTCAATCCGCCGCCTATCGCCAACAATTGCTTTTAAATGCCAAACAGACTTGTATAGAGATCATCTACTTGCGGAAACAAAAGAGCCTCTTGGACGAACGATTAGCTAATGCAGAAACCATGTTCGCTCTCTACAAAAAGCGGTTTGAATCCGGTGACGCGAACCAATTGGAATTAAATAAAATCCAGTTGGAATTATTGAATGCCCAAAATCAAAGCCGCTTGAACAAAGCCGCTTTAACCGCTGCCGAAGAGCAACTTCGCAATTTTAACGGGGGGAACCCGATCACGTTTGACGCAACGGACTACCCGACGGGAGAAGAACTCATCAATTTTGACCAATTACAAGCTGCCTTCATGGAGGCTGACCCGAATTTGAAAAGCCTTACCGGAGATCAAGAGATTGCCAACCGGGAAGTGAAATTAAGTCGTTCCCTTACCTTACCGAAATTCGATGTCGGGTACAAACGCAATGCAGCCAAAGATCACGTGGCCTCTAATGGATTTATGGTAGGAGTATCTATCCCCCTGTTCGAGAACAAGAACACGGTGAAAAAAGCAAAAGCACAAGCTGAATTTGCCACGGCCTCATTGGAAGACAATCGCTTGAATTTGAAAACGAATCTTCAACAGCTTTACCAACAAGCCGAGGCATTACAGATTTCTCGCGCCGATTATGCCAAAGTATTGGAACAACAACGTAATATCGAATTACTCAACAAGGCTCTCAATGCCGGACAACTTTCCGTGATTGACTATTTCACGGAACTCACGACAATCTATGATAGTCACCAAAGTTATCTGGATGTAGAAAAAGAATATCACAGTATATTAGCTCAATTGTATCAATACAAGCTATAA
- a CDS encoding HAD family hydrolase, with protein MNDMEYKNVVWDWNGTLLDDVKISVDTINVMLERKHLGKLTVEEYRSIFGFPVKPYYESIGFDFTQDDWEAVSRDFVNIYNDLAKNVELTPGIIPVLEGIKKKGIRQYILSALQEDLLTGMLERFGIREYFEGVCGSNNIYADGKVARGEEMLRMFPIVPGETVMVGDTLHDAEVAETLGFDCRLYAGGHNSAERLAEKGVVLRQMDELFLER; from the coding sequence ATGAATGATATGGAATACAAGAATGTGGTTTGGGATTGGAACGGGACGTTATTGGATGATGTGAAAATTAGCGTGGATACGATTAACGTGATGTTGGAACGGAAGCATTTGGGGAAGTTGACGGTGGAAGAATACCGATCGATTTTCGGGTTTCCCGTGAAGCCTTATTATGAATCGATCGGGTTTGATTTCACGCAGGATGACTGGGAGGCCGTGTCGAGGGATTTCGTGAACATTTATAATGATCTGGCGAAGAACGTGGAGCTGACTCCCGGGATTATTCCGGTGCTGGAGGGAATAAAGAAAAAAGGCATACGACAATATATATTATCCGCGTTGCAAGAAGATTTGCTGACCGGAATGTTGGAGCGATTCGGTATTCGGGAATATTTCGAGGGAGTTTGCGGATCAAATAATATTTACGCGGATGGGAAGGTTGCACGAGGGGAGGAGATGTTACGGATGTTCCCGATCGTCCCGGGAGAGACGGTTATGGTCGGTGATACACTACATGATGCAGAGGTTGCGGAGACCTTGGGGTTTGATTGCAGATTGTATGCCGGGGGACACAATAGTGCAGAACGCTTGGCGGAAAAAGGAGTCGTTCTGAGGCAAATGGACGAACTGTTTCTTGAGAGATGA
- a CDS encoding RNA-binding domain-containing protein, whose product MDTRLQDKISAGESKVLEFKEILPQGDKIAKTVIAFSNTSGGQLIIGVGDDRTIKGIDPDVDIFELQDRVASIIYDLCYPNILPEFYTINVDGKLLFIIEVYRGNLLPYYLKKEGRNHGTYVRIGSSNRKADVETVIDLERQRINRSFDEEICFDTSFDSLDLTPLQKRFEARGKILDIEKLKSLKLVQEEHGHLYPSQALLILLGVRENATVKCARFKGTTMGSFIDKKEYSGDLFSQLDQVEMFIKNHLHLAGVIKGLQREDRYEIPMEAIREVILNAYVHRDYINLGRDIKVGIYDDIVNIVSPGGFPSSITIEDVLAGRSETRNKAIARVFKELDYIEQWGSGIKRIFSWCEEAGVAKPLITEKGDFVDVELYREYTSVSESVSESVSESVSESVQESVQESVQESVQEKGEVYLGKRQVDILYFCLEPRTSKEILDYLGVINHSKNRKSHVTGLVTLGLLARTIPENPNDRNQKYITTEAGKLYVEENDNRRKTR is encoded by the coding sequence ATGGACACACGTTTGCAGGATAAAATATCAGCGGGGGAGAGTAAAGTCTTGGAATTTAAAGAAATCCTGCCGCAAGGGGATAAAATAGCGAAAACTGTTATTGCATTCTCTAATACTAGCGGGGGGCAATTAATTATCGGGGTTGGAGACGACAGAACAATAAAAGGCATTGACCCCGACGTGGATATTTTTGAATTGCAGGATAGAGTGGCATCCATTATCTATGATTTATGTTACCCGAATATTCTTCCCGAATTTTACACGATAAACGTGGATGGAAAGTTATTGTTTATAATAGAGGTCTATCGTGGGAATCTGTTGCCTTACTATTTGAAAAAAGAAGGGCGAAATCATGGTACTTACGTGCGGATAGGAAGTTCTAACCGTAAAGCAGACGTGGAGACCGTGATCGATTTGGAGCGGCAAAGAATAAATAGAAGTTTTGACGAGGAGATCTGTTTTGACACGTCTTTTGATAGTCTGGATTTGACCCCGTTGCAGAAAAGGTTCGAGGCGAGGGGGAAGATCCTTGATATAGAGAAGTTGAAAAGTCTGAAACTCGTCCAAGAAGAACATGGGCATTTGTATCCTTCACAAGCTTTGTTAATTTTGTTAGGGGTACGGGAAAATGCCACCGTGAAGTGTGCCCGTTTTAAGGGAACGACCATGGGATCATTTATTGATAAGAAGGAATATTCGGGAGACCTTTTTTCTCAATTGGATCAAGTCGAGATGTTTATAAAAAACCATCTCCATTTGGCGGGAGTGATTAAAGGGTTACAACGGGAAGATCGGTACGAGATCCCGATGGAGGCGATTCGGGAAGTTATATTGAACGCTTATGTACATAGGGACTATATTAATTTAGGGCGGGATATAAAAGTCGGTATTTATGATGACATCGTGAATATTGTTTCCCCCGGAGGTTTCCCGAGTTCGATTACGATTGAGGACGTGCTTGCAGGACGCTCTGAAACGAGAAACAAGGCGATAGCCCGTGTGTTTAAAGAGTTGGACTATATCGAACAATGGGGCAGTGGAATAAAGAGGATATTTTCATGGTGCGAAGAGGCCGGGGTTGCAAAACCGTTGATTACTGAAAAAGGAGATTTCGTGGATGTCGAGTTGTATCGGGAATACACGAGTGTCAGTGAAAGTGTCAGTGAAAGTGTCAGTGAAAGTGTCAGTGAAAGTGTCCAAGAAAGTGTCCAAGAAAGTGTCCAAGAAAGTGTCCAAGAAAAAGGAGAGGTATATTTAGGAAAAAGGCAAGTAGATATATTGTATTTTTGCTTGGAGCCAAGAACTAGTAAAGAAATATTAGATTATTTAGGCGTAATTAATCATTCGAAAAATAGGAAGTCACATGTAACTGGGTTAGTTACGCTTGGATTGCTGGCTCGAACAATACCGGAAAACCCGAATGACCGGAACCAAAAATACATAACAACAGAGGCAGGGAAATTATACGTAGAAGAGAATGATAACAGAAGAAAAACAAGATAA
- a CDS encoding ATP-binding protein produces MITEEKQDKVFTRDFFRKVGKAIHDYNLIEDGDRILVGVSGGKDSLALLEVLAMRAKDPKQNYTVIAAHIAVEDVAYEVDSDYLRAFCERLGVEYVYRTIRVDTTVNPKKPACFVCSWHRRKMLFDIAKEHDCKKLALGHHRDDAVESLLMSMMFNGTICSMPARLEMFKNTFTLIRPLIYLSNDETSRYAEMRQFKKQKKHCPHEKATNRDAVSKLLDQMEMISPHARSNLFAAMQNIREDYLP; encoded by the coding sequence ATGATAACAGAAGAAAAACAAGATAAAGTATTTACCCGGGATTTCTTTCGAAAGGTGGGGAAAGCGATACATGATTATAATTTAATAGAGGACGGGGACCGGATTTTGGTAGGAGTTTCGGGCGGGAAGGATTCATTGGCCTTGTTGGAAGTGTTGGCCATGCGCGCCAAGGACCCGAAACAAAATTACACGGTCATAGCGGCTCATATCGCGGTGGAGGATGTCGCTTACGAAGTGGACAGCGATTACTTGCGAGCGTTTTGTGAACGTTTGGGGGTGGAGTATGTTTACCGGACGATTCGGGTGGACACGACGGTGAATCCCAAGAAACCGGCTTGTTTCGTGTGTTCATGGCATCGGCGCAAGATGCTTTTCGATATTGCCAAAGAGCATGATTGTAAGAAACTGGCCTTGGGCCATCACCGGGATGATGCCGTGGAAAGTCTTTTGATGAGCATGATGTTCAACGGAACGATTTGCAGTATGCCTGCCCGGTTGGAAATGTTCAAGAATACGTTCACGCTTATTCGTCCATTAATCTATCTTTCGAATGACGAGACTTCACGATATGCCGAAATGCGGCAGTTTAAAAAGCAAAAAAAGCATTGCCCCCATGAAAAGGCAACGAACCGGGATGCCGTGAGTAAGTTGCTTGACCAAATGGAAATGATCTCTCCTCATGCCCGGAGCAATTTGTTTGCAGCGATGCAAAATATCCGGGAAGATTACTTGCCTTGA
- a CDS encoding YfcC family protein: MLKKVPHTYTIVFSIIIICAILTWIIPGGEYARETVDVNGVERTVIVNDSFHEVAKSPQTWQVFSALFNGFEKQAGIIAFILIIGGAFWIMNNSKAIDVGIFSFLRSTQKLEHIGIIRKLGVNNIIITMVMLLFSCFGAIFGMSEETLAFVIIIVPLAISMGYDSLTGVCMVYVAAHVGFAGAILNPFTIGIAQGLSDLPLFSGFEYRVFCWAILNVIMIAWVLRYAAKVKKNPKASLVYNLDSHWRQEKVDNTQEIEYKSYTSSWVVYLFILSGLVLFSCYFPRTTLSIGEHSSLTTFVVPVLTVLFALIGYFSLRKSFHFFILTILGFTILFLIVGVMGYGWYLPEISGLFLAMGILSGFAAKENADSIVKLFIAGVKDILSAALVVGLAGGIIIVLQEGHIIDPILHSLASLMSEAGRVLSLGIMYLIQTMINIIIPSGSAKAALTMPIMAPFSDVIGLSRQATVMAFQFGDGFTNMITPTSGVLIGALGIARIPYDIWVKFFWRFILLLVIIGFVLLIPTATMQLNGF, translated from the coding sequence ATGCTAAAGAAAGTGCCGCACACCTACACCATTGTATTTTCAATCATTATCATCTGTGCTATCCTAACTTGGATCATTCCGGGTGGGGAATATGCCCGGGAAACCGTCGATGTCAATGGAGTGGAACGTACTGTAATCGTGAACGATTCATTCCACGAGGTGGCCAAAAGCCCGCAAACGTGGCAGGTGTTTTCGGCCCTTTTCAACGGATTCGAGAAACAAGCCGGAATTATCGCTTTTATCCTAATCATCGGGGGTGCTTTCTGGATCATGAATAACAGCAAGGCCATTGACGTGGGAATTTTCTCCTTCTTACGCTCCACTCAGAAACTCGAACATATCGGGATTATCCGTAAACTAGGGGTCAATAACATCATTATCACCATGGTCATGCTCCTGTTCAGTTGTTTTGGGGCGATCTTCGGGATGAGCGAGGAAACGCTGGCTTTTGTCATTATTATTGTTCCTTTGGCCATATCCATGGGTTACGATTCTCTCACGGGAGTATGTATGGTCTACGTCGCCGCCCATGTCGGGTTCGCGGGTGCTATTCTGAATCCCTTCACGATCGGCATCGCACAAGGATTATCAGACCTACCGCTATTCTCCGGGTTTGAATACCGGGTTTTCTGCTGGGCCATCCTCAACGTGATCATGATTGCTTGGGTACTACGCTACGCGGCAAAAGTCAAAAAGAATCCCAAAGCCTCTCTCGTGTACAACTTGGATAGCCATTGGAGACAGGAAAAAGTGGACAACACGCAGGAAATTGAATATAAAAGTTACACCTCATCTTGGGTAGTTTATCTTTTTATCCTCTCCGGACTTGTACTCTTCTCCTGTTATTTCCCCCGCACGACACTATCCATCGGGGAACATTCCAGTCTGACCACGTTTGTTGTTCCGGTATTAACCGTGCTATTTGCCTTGATCGGATATTTTTCTTTACGGAAATCTTTCCACTTTTTCATCTTGACGATCCTAGGGTTCACGATTCTTTTCCTAATCGTGGGAGTGATGGGCTACGGGTGGTATCTGCCCGAAATATCCGGATTATTCCTTGCCATGGGAATCCTTTCCGGTTTTGCAGCAAAAGAAAATGCAGATAGTATTGTCAAGCTCTTTATCGCGGGAGTAAAAGATATTCTTTCTGCCGCGCTGGTAGTCGGGTTGGCCGGGGGAATCATCATTGTCTTGCAGGAAGGACATATTATAGACCCAATCCTTCACTCGCTGGCAAGCCTGATGAGTGAGGCAGGACGTGTACTTTCACTAGGAATCATGTACTTGATTCAAACCATGATCAACATTATCATCCCATCGGGTTCAGCCAAAGCGGCTCTCACTATGCCGATCATGGCTCCTTTCTCCGACGTGATCGGGTTATCCCGACAAGCCACCGTGATGGCCTTCCAGTTCGGGGACGGGTTCACGAACATGATCACCCCGACTTCCGGCGTGTTGATTGGCGCTTTGGGAATTGCCCGTATTCCTTACGATATTTGGGTGAAATTTTTCTGGAGATTCATCCTGCTGCTTGTCATTATCGGTTTCGTGTTATTAATTCCCACGGCAACCATGCAGTTGAATGGGTTCTAA
- a CDS encoding alpha-L-fucosidase, producing the protein MRKVLLSVILVGWSMLLYAQYEGMEYYREQDPAVQAKLEQWQDLKFGFFVHWGPYSQKGYCESWTICSEDVDWIQRDTTISYDEYYRNYVGLKKTFNPVKFNPEYWADLAKEAGMKYFVFTTKHHDGFCMWDTRETDYKITSEECPFHTAPNADVVKELFRAFGERDFMIGAYFSKPDWNSPYYWSDRWQHGDRNVNYKIKDHPWMWEKFCDFTYNQVKELMTGYGNVDIIWLDGGWVAPENRGQDIKMDRIVDMARGYQPGLIVVDRWVGGKYENYRTPEQKIPEKPWDYPWETCMTMANQWSYLPGDKYKSTRELVHYLVDIVSKGGNFLLNVGVDGNGEIPPEGIKIMKEIGAWMKINGEAIYETRPVAPYKEAKICYTKHKNNGKVYAIYLNDEDEPNPPSQIMLYSINPAKGAKISLLGYKGNLSYKRVGNGVLVTLPSSFVKNPPCGYAWSLCID; encoded by the coding sequence ATGCGGAAAGTATTATTGAGTGTGATTCTTGTCGGATGGAGCATGTTATTATATGCCCAGTACGAGGGAATGGAATATTACCGAGAACAGGACCCGGCAGTACAAGCGAAATTAGAACAGTGGCAGGATTTGAAGTTTGGTTTTTTCGTGCATTGGGGACCTTATAGCCAGAAAGGGTATTGCGAGTCGTGGACGATTTGTTCGGAAGACGTGGATTGGATTCAACGGGACACGACGATTTCTTATGACGAGTATTACCGGAATTACGTGGGATTAAAGAAGACGTTTAACCCGGTGAAGTTTAACCCGGAATACTGGGCTGATCTGGCAAAAGAGGCCGGTATGAAGTATTTCGTGTTTACCACGAAACACCATGACGGGTTCTGTATGTGGGATACCCGGGAAACGGATTACAAGATTACTTCCGAGGAATGTCCTTTCCATACGGCTCCGAATGCGGATGTCGTGAAGGAGTTGTTTCGGGCCTTCGGGGAAAGAGATTTCATGATCGGGGCCTATTTTTCAAAGCCGGATTGGAATAGCCCTTATTATTGGTCGGATCGCTGGCAACATGGCGATCGTAACGTGAATTACAAGATCAAGGATCACCCGTGGATGTGGGAGAAATTCTGCGACTTTACTTATAATCAGGTGAAGGAATTGATGACCGGGTACGGGAATGTGGATATTATCTGGCTGGACGGGGGATGGGTGGCCCCGGAGAATCGGGGACAGGATATTAAAATGGATCGGATTGTCGATATGGCCCGGGGATATCAACCCGGCTTGATTGTCGTGGATCGTTGGGTTGGAGGGAAGTACGAGAACTACCGCACTCCGGAACAGAAGATTCCCGAGAAACCGTGGGATTACCCGTGGGAGACGTGTATGACGATGGCTAATCAATGGTCATATTTGCCGGGTGATAAGTATAAGTCTACCCGGGAATTGGTGCATTATCTCGTGGATATTGTCAGTAAGGGAGGAAATTTCTTGTTGAACGTGGGTGTGGATGGTAACGGGGAGATCCCGCCGGAAGGGATCAAGATCATGAAAGAGATAGGAGCTTGGATGAAGATTAACGGGGAGGCAATTTACGAGACCCGGCCGGTTGCTCCTTACAAGGAGGCGAAGATTTGTTACACGAAACATAAGAATAACGGAAAAGTGTACGCCATTTATTTGAATGATGAGGATGAACCGAATCCGCCTTCACAGATTATGTTGTACAGTATCAACCCGGCTAAAGGGGCTAAAATCTCGTTGTTGGGTTATAAAGGGAATTTGTCATATAAACGAGTTGGGAATGGGGTGTTGGTGACACTACCATCTTCTTTTGTGAAGAACCCGCCCTGTGGTTATGCGTGGAGTCTTTGCATTGATTAA
- a CDS encoding PaaI family thioesterase, which translates to MERKKLYNAYEQHEGYNCFGCASGNEHGLRCEFYEEGEYITCHWMPRPEFQGFFHVLHGGIQATLMDEIACWNVFAKVKSAGVTVELTTKYRATVYSDRGEIFLRSRIVEQSTRLAKMHVELFNADGTLGSEADVVYRIFPENVARQRLGWTGIEAFHPEENE; encoded by the coding sequence ATGGAAAGAAAAAAACTATACAACGCTTACGAGCAACACGAGGGATATAATTGTTTCGGTTGTGCATCCGGCAATGAACATGGTTTGCGCTGTGAATTCTATGAAGAAGGGGAATATATTACTTGTCATTGGATGCCCCGACCTGAATTTCAAGGTTTTTTTCACGTGTTACACGGGGGAATACAGGCAACTTTGATGGATGAAATTGCGTGTTGGAATGTTTTTGCTAAAGTGAAAAGTGCGGGAGTCACGGTTGAATTAACAACGAAATATCGTGCTACCGTTTATTCCGATCGGGGAGAAATATTCCTGCGTTCCCGTATCGTGGAACAAAGTACCCGTTTGGCAAAGATGCACGTGGAATTATTCAATGCGGATGGAACGTTGGGTAGTGAGGCAGATGTGGTTTATCGGATATTCCCGGAGAACGTGGCTCGTCAACGGTTAGGATGGACGGGAATCGAGGCATTTCATCCCGAGGAAAACGAGTAA
- a CDS encoding HIT family protein, with protein MASIFTMIINGEIPSYKVAEDENYYAFLDINPMQKGHTLVVPKREEDYLFDLTDEELAGMMVFAKKVAKAIKKSVPCQRVGVAVLGLDVPHAHIHLVPLVEGNELNFSNPKKQFPKEEMEVCAKLINSNL; from the coding sequence ATGGCTTCAATTTTCACGATGATTATTAACGGGGAGATTCCATCTTACAAGGTGGCTGAGGATGAAAATTACTATGCATTCTTGGATATTAATCCCATGCAGAAGGGACACACGTTAGTGGTTCCAAAGAGAGAAGAAGACTATTTGTTTGACTTGACGGATGAGGAATTAGCCGGGATGATGGTGTTTGCCAAAAAGGTGGCAAAAGCAATTAAGAAGAGTGTTCCCTGCCAACGTGTGGGGGTAGCCGTGCTGGGCTTGGATGTTCCACATGCTCATATTCACTTGGTTCCTTTGGTTGAAGGCAACGAGTTGAATTTCTCTAACCCGAAGAAACAATTCCCGAAAGAGGAAATGGAAGTTTGTGCTAAGCTGATTAATAGCAATTTGTAA
- the greA gene encoding transcription elongation factor GreA, which yields MTKKVSYVTKEGLKKLQDELDNLQNVERPKISKAIGEAIEKGDISENAEYDAAKDAQGLLEAKIAQLQDIISNCRIIDESQIDTSKVQILNKVTIKNIKTKATMTYTLVSESEADFKAGKLSITTPIAKALIGKKLGDKVEVQVPAGLMEFEIMDISI from the coding sequence ATGACAAAGAAGGTATCTTATGTAACCAAAGAAGGGCTGAAAAAATTGCAGGATGAACTGGACAATCTGCAGAATGTAGAGCGCCCTAAGATTTCTAAGGCAATTGGAGAAGCCATCGAAAAAGGAGATATCTCCGAGAATGCAGAGTATGATGCGGCGAAAGATGCCCAGGGATTGCTGGAGGCTAAAATCGCCCAGCTACAAGATATAATTTCCAATTGCCGGATCATTGACGAGTCACAGATCGACACGTCAAAAGTTCAGATATTGAATAAAGTGACGATCAAAAATATAAAGACAAAGGCAACGATGACTTATACTTTGGTGTCAGAAAGCGAGGCTGATTTCAAGGCTGGTAAGTTGTCGATCACCACTCCTATCGCTAAAGCTTTGATCGGTAAAAAGCTAGGGGATAAGGTTGAGGTGCAAGTGCCGGCAGGATTGATGGAGTTTGAGATCATGGACATTTCAATTTAA